From the genome of Muricauda sp. SCSIO 64092, one region includes:
- the gldJ gene encoding gliding motility lipoprotein GldJ produces the protein MKKYVAKVVLSSFLVVGTLSSCKNSSSSSSKNISRATGWKINAKEGGFQYNSDFKEQETPPGTVFVEGGTFTKGKVQDDIMHDWNNSPTQQHVQSFYMDETEVTNVMYLEYLDYLKAVYPPENPMYENIYRGALPDTLVWRNRLGFNETMTNSYLRHPAYAEYPVVGVNWVQATQYAEWRTDRVNEIMLVREGFLSEDAMYGVVNGEVNGTFSTEAYLNNPESVYGGEIDSLQGKQKRDSINVFAKRSSGIITPEYRLPTETEWEYAAQALIGTREYNNYRGRKKYPWEGDYTRNGQRVGRGDQLANFKQGKGDYGGIAGWSDDGADITAEVKSYKPNDFGLYDMAGNVSEWVADVYRPIVDDEISDFNYYRGNIYLKKAIGEDGKVDVLRDEIVYDTLPNGRVVAVNLPGEIKEVPIGEEETYLRTNFSTSDNRGFRDGDPGSSRFFERFSDEEEDNRKMYDSPSHKVERDSTGKLLRQYDTSNYRTSLINDEVRVYKGGSWRDRAFWLDPAQRRYLPQYMATDDIGFRCAMSRVGSKSKTKKTIRHKKAK, from the coding sequence ATGAAAAAATACGTTGCAAAAGTTGTTCTTTCTTCTTTTCTGGTTGTGGGAACCCTTTCTAGCTGTAAAAATTCATCATCTTCCTCTTCCAAAAACATATCAAGGGCCACAGGTTGGAAAATTAATGCCAAGGAAGGTGGTTTTCAGTATAATTCCGATTTTAAAGAACAAGAAACTCCTCCAGGTACGGTATTTGTGGAAGGAGGAACCTTCACCAAGGGAAAAGTTCAGGACGACATCATGCATGACTGGAACAATTCACCAACGCAGCAGCATGTCCAATCCTTTTATATGGACGAGACTGAGGTGACCAATGTAATGTATTTGGAATATCTGGATTACTTAAAGGCGGTATATCCTCCCGAGAATCCAATGTATGAAAACATTTACAGAGGGGCCTTGCCGGATACTTTGGTATGGAGAAACCGTTTGGGTTTTAATGAAACAATGACCAATAGCTATTTGAGGCATCCGGCCTATGCAGAGTACCCAGTAGTTGGTGTTAACTGGGTTCAAGCCACACAGTATGCGGAATGGCGTACGGATAGGGTCAATGAGATCATGTTGGTGAGGGAAGGGTTCTTGTCCGAAGATGCCATGTACGGCGTAGTCAATGGTGAGGTCAATGGAACCTTTAGTACCGAAGCTTACTTAAATAACCCCGAATCCGTTTATGGCGGTGAAATAGATTCACTTCAAGGAAAACAGAAAAGGGATTCCATCAACGTTTTTGCCAAGCGCAGTAGTGGTATCATCACTCCGGAGTACCGCTTACCTACCGAAACCGAATGGGAATACGCCGCTCAAGCTTTGATCGGGACCAGGGAATACAACAATTACAGGGGTAGAAAGAAATATCCATGGGAAGGTGATTATACAAGAAATGGCCAACGTGTAGGTCGTGGTGACCAATTGGCCAACTTTAAACAAGGTAAGGGGGATTACGGTGGAATCGCCGGTTGGTCCGATGATGGAGCCGATATCACTGCAGAAGTTAAGTCTTACAAACCCAATGATTTTGGCCTTTATGACATGGCAGGTAACGTAAGTGAATGGGTAGCTGATGTCTACAGACCAATTGTTGATGATGAAATTAGCGACTTTAATTACTATCGAGGGAATATCTATTTGAAAAAGGCGATCGGTGAGGACGGCAAAGTAGATGTCCTACGTGATGAAATAGTGTATGACACCCTTCCAAACGGCAGAGTTGTCGCGGTGAACCTACCAGGTGAAATCAAAGAAGTACCCATTGGCGAGGAAGAAACCTACTTAAGGACAAACTTCTCGACCAGTGACAATAGAGGATTTCGGGATGGTGACCCCGGGTCTTCCAGATTCTTCGAGCGTTTTAGTGATGAAGAAGAGGACAATAGAAAAATGTACGATTCCCCTTCACACAAAGTGGAAAGGGACTCCACCGGCAAATTGTTACGTCAGTATGATACCTCTAACTACAGGACTTCCCTAATCAACGATGAAGTAAGGGTCTATAAAGGTGGTTCTTGGAGGGACAGGGCATTCTGGTTGGATCCCGCGCAACGGAGGTACCTACCACAATATATGGCTACGGACGATATCGGGTTTAGATGTGCCATGTCACGGGTAGGATCTAAATCCAAAACCAAGAAAACGATAAGGCACAAGAAAGCCAAATAA
- the porV gene encoding type IX secretion system outer membrane channel protein PorV, with protein MKKFILLASILLVAKVSSQQERAITTAVPFLNIAADARSSGMGDMGVATPMDAFSQQWNPSKYAFAKQKLGVGVSYTPYLESIVTDIALLSANVYNKINEGSAFGFGIRFFGLGEIELRQTATEDPRIVEPNEFSVEGSYSLKLSPTFAMSVGGRFISSNLRFQEGTQDSQAGNAFAVDVSGFYRSREIAYNSFNGRWRGGFNISNVGGKIQYDGGGQENFLPTNLKFGGGFDFIFDPDNVLGIYTEFNKLLVPTPRDFDGDGDIDSEDTNEYEQISFFNGIFESFGDAPDGFSEELQEVTWALGAEYRYLESFMLRAGYFNENEEKGSRQFFTLGAGFKFKSTQIDLSYLFSTAQVRNPLENTLRFSLTFNFGEEIYID; from the coding sequence ATGAAAAAGTTCATTCTTTTAGCTTCCATACTGTTAGTAGCTAAAGTTTCCTCCCAACAAGAACGCGCCATTACCACCGCTGTTCCATTTTTGAACATTGCCGCGGATGCAAGGAGTTCCGGTATGGGGGATATGGGTGTTGCCACTCCCATGGATGCGTTTTCACAGCAATGGAACCCTTCCAAATATGCTTTTGCAAAACAAAAACTGGGTGTAGGGGTAAGTTATACCCCTTATTTGGAGAGTATTGTTACGGATATTGCGCTTTTGAGTGCCAATGTATATAATAAAATCAATGAAGGAAGTGCCTTTGGTTTTGGGATACGGTTTTTTGGCCTGGGTGAAATTGAATTGAGGCAGACTGCAACTGAAGACCCTAGGATTGTTGAGCCCAATGAATTTTCGGTGGAAGGTTCATATTCCCTTAAATTGAGCCCAACCTTTGCGATGTCCGTTGGGGGAAGGTTCATAAGTTCCAATCTAAGGTTTCAGGAAGGGACACAGGATTCCCAGGCTGGAAATGCTTTTGCAGTGGACGTTTCAGGTTTTTATCGTTCCCGGGAAATCGCATACAATTCCTTTAATGGTAGATGGAGGGGAGGCTTTAATATATCCAATGTAGGGGGCAAGATCCAATACGATGGTGGCGGTCAGGAAAACTTCTTGCCGACCAATTTGAAATTTGGTGGCGGTTTCGATTTTATTTTTGATCCGGACAATGTTTTGGGAATTTATACGGAATTCAACAAGCTTTTGGTGCCGACGCCCAGGGATTTTGACGGGGATGGGGACATTGATTCCGAAGATACCAATGAATACGAACAGATAAGCTTTTTCAATGGGATATTTGAGTCCTTTGGAGATGCGCCGGACGGATTTAGTGAAGAACTTCAGGAAGTTACCTGGGCACTGGGAGCAGAGTATCGCTATTTGGAATCCTTTATGCTTAGGGCGGGATATTTCAATGAAAATGAGGAAAAGGGATCGCGCCAGTTTTTTACATTGGGGGCGGGGTTCAAGTTTAAATCCACACAGATAGACCTTTCCTATTTGTTCTCTACGGCGCAAGTTCGCAATCCATTGGAAAACACGTTGCGATTTTCCCTTACCTTTAATTTTGGTGAAGAGATTTATATCGACTAA
- the cdd gene encoding cytidine deaminase, producing MEKKQIGFELSIFHSLDEMSMEDITLVNEAEKARQSSHSPYSKFSVGAALLLENGKIVLGSNQENASFPAGICAEGVAVSSAGTNYPNVVIKAIAITAASQSHQLTSPAAPCGICRQTIVEYEKKQGSPISIIMKGQAGPIYKCGSISDLLPLGFDDSFL from the coding sequence ATGGAAAAAAAACAGATTGGCTTCGAACTTTCAATATTCCATTCGTTGGATGAAATGTCCATGGAAGACATCACCCTGGTGAATGAAGCGGAAAAAGCAAGGCAAAGTTCCCATTCCCCCTATTCCAAATTCAGTGTTGGTGCAGCGCTTCTATTGGAAAATGGAAAGATTGTTTTGGGGAGTAACCAGGAAAATGCTTCCTTTCCTGCCGGAATTTGTGCCGAGGGCGTAGCGGTGTCCAGTGCTGGAACCAATTACCCCAATGTGGTGATCAAGGCCATTGCGATCACTGCTGCCTCCCAATCACATCAACTCACCTCTCCGGCAGCACCCTGTGGTATTTGTAGACAGACCATAGTTGAATACGAAAAAAAGCAGGGAAGCCCCATTAGTATCATCATGAAAGGACAAGCAGGCCCCATCTATAAATGTGGCTCCATTTCCGATTTGTTGCCCCTAGGGTTTGATGACTCTTTTTTATAG